The genome window TATATTGTTTTCATAATACAACAAAGGATTTTCAACACTTTCACCAACTGCTTTTGAAGCCGCAAAATGAATCACACCTTCTATATCATGGTACTTTTCAAAAAAAGCTGTAACTAGATTTTTATCGCGTAAATCAATATTCTCAAACAAAGGTTTTTTTCCAGTGATTCTTTCAATTCCATCAATTACGTCAACTGAAGAATTTGAAAGATTATCTATAACAACAACATCAAATCCTTCATTTTGCAATTCCACAACCGTATGCGAACCAATAAATCCTAAACCACCTGTAACAAGTATCTTCATATTTTAGTTTTCAGTCGCAGTCGCAGTAAACAGTAACTGAGACTGAATACTGAGACTGAACACCATTATACGTATTCTAAAACCGAATCTGTAATAAATTTAATTTGCTCATCATCTAATTCAGTATGCATTGGTAATGCAATAACTTCCTTACACAATTGGTTTGTTACAGGAAAATCTGCTTCATTATACCTTGAATCAGCGTATGCTTTTTGACTATGTAATGGAATTGGATAATAAATAGCACAAGGAATTCCTTTTTCTTGTAAATGAGCTAACAAAGCATCACGTTTTCCATTTAAAATACGAATTACATATTGATGAAATACATGACAATCACAAGAATCACAAATTGTAGGAACCCAAATATTAGAATTTTGCCCTAATGCCAAGCTATATTTTCTTGCTGCATCTTGACGTGCTTTATTATAAGTATCTAAATGTGGTAATTTTGCTTTCAAAACTCCTGCTTGAATACTATCTAAACGAGAATTTACTCCTACAACATCGTGATGATATCTTTCGTACATTCCGTGGTTTACAATTCCTCTTATTTTATGAGCTAAAGCATCATCATTCGTAAAAATAGCACCACCGTCTCCGTAACACCCTAAATTTTTAGAAGGAAAAAATGAGGTTGCAGCTACATGCCCGATAGTTCCAACTTTCTTTTTAACGCCGTCTTTGTTTGTATAATCAGCACCAATTGCTTGAGCATTATCTTCAATAACATATAAATTATGCTCATTTGCAATTTCCATAATTGCATCCATATTGGCAGCGCGACCAAATAAATGAACTGGAACAATTGCTTTAGTTTTCGGAGTAATTGCTTTTCTGATTCCATCTAAAGAAATGTTCATATTATTCATATCCACATCTACTAAAACAGGTGTTAATTGCAATAAAGCAATAACCTCAACTGTTGCTGCAAATGTAAAATCAGCAGTGATTACTTCATCACCAGGTTTTAAATCCAATCCCATCATCGCAATTTGTAAAGCATCGGTACCGTTAGCACATGGAATAACATGTTTTACACCTAAATATTTTTCTAAATCAGCTTGGAATTGATGAACCAAAGGTCCGTTTATGTAAGTATTGGTATCTAAAACTTCTTGAATTGAAGCATTAACTTCGTCTTTTATTTTTTCGTATTGACTTTTCAAGTCAACCATTTGTAATTTTTTCATTGAAATAAAATTAAGTCTAGCAAAAATAAGAAATTCTATAGTACAAATTTTATGTTCGACAAAAAGAAACGTATTTTAGCACCATAAATTAGAATTATGCTATTTCTATACAACATAATTACACTTTTAGCTTCACAACTTTTAAAGATTGTAGCGCTTTTTAGTCCGAAAATGAAACTGTTTGTTAACGGAAGAAAAACAGTTTTTGAAACTCTTAAAAACAAACTCAACTCTTCAGATAAAACCATTTGGTTTCACGCCGCCTCATTAGGTGAATACGAACAAGGTTTACCTGTGATTGAATCAATAAAAGAGCGATTTCCAAAACATAAAATCATTGTCACTTTCTTTTCTCCTTCTGGTTATGAGGTTCGAAAAAACAATACTTTAGCTGATGTCACTGTTTACTTGCCTTTAGACACTATTTCGAATGCAAAAAAATTCATCGAATTAGTTCGTCCTGAAATGGCTTTTTTTATCAAATATGAATATTGGCCAAACTACTTAAATGAACTGAAGAAAAACAATATTAAAACCTATTTAATTTCTGGAATTTTAAGAGAAAATCAAGCTTTTTTTAAATGGTATGGCGGATTTTACAGAAAAGCATTAAAAACCTTTAACTACTTTTTTGTTCAGAATGAAAGTTCAAAAAACCTGTTGCAAAGTATCGGTTTTCACAATGTAAAAGTTTCTGGAGACACTCGTTTCGATAGAGTAGTTTCAATTTTAGAACGAGATAATTCATTAGACTTTATAGAACAATTTAAAGACAAAAAGACTACCATTGTAATTGGAAGTTCTTGGCCAAAAGATGAAAGCTTATTAGTGAATTATATCAATCAGAGTTCTGATGAAGTAAAATTTATAATTGCACCTCACAATATTAAACAAGAGCAAATTTCAAATCTCAAAAATCAAATTCAAAAGAAAACGATTTTGTTTTCTGAAAAAGAGAACGTTCAATTATCAGAATTTAATGTTTTCATTATTGACACCATTGGAATTCTAACCAAAATTTATTCCTATGCCGATATTGCCTATGTTGGCGGTGGTTTTGGAAATCCTGGTGTTCACAATATTTTAGAACCTGCCACTTTTGGTGTTCCGGTTATCATTGGACCAAATTATTCGCATTTCGCTGAAGCTACTGCATTAGTAAATATGAATGGATGTACTTCTATTCAAAATCAAACACAATTAAACGAAGCTTTTGATTTACTTATTCAAAATAAAGACGAACGATTAGAAAAAGGACATATTTGTAGCACTTTTGTTCAGATGAATAAAGGAGCGACTCAAACGATAATGAATTACATTACTAACGAAACTATAAATTGATTTTTGTTACAAAACTAAAATTGTAACTTGCACCCTCAAATATTAAATTGATATGAAATTTTTAAAATTACTACTTGTTTTAGTTGTTTTCCAAGTTCAAGCACAACAAGGTGGGATGTGGATTCCATCTTTATTGGAAGGAACTAATGAAAAAGAAATGAAAGCGCTAGGAATGAAAATTAGCGCAGAAGACATTTATTCGGTAAATCATTCAAGTTTAAAAGATGCAGTTCCACACTTTAATGGTGGTTGTACTGCAGAAATGATTTCTCCAAAAGGACTTTTATTAACAAATCACCACTGTGGTTATGACAACATTCAAAACCATTCAACAGTAGAACACGATTATTTAACTGATGGTTTTTGGGCTTATAAATTAGAAGAAGAATTACCAAACAAAGATTTAACAGTAACTTTTATTGTTAAGATTGAAGATGTAACGAACAAAATCTTTGAAGGTGTTTTAAATCTTCCAACAGAAAGCGACAAACAAAAGAAAATCCAACAAAACATTGCAGCAGTTAGCAAAAACTTCCCAAAAGAAGCTTGGCAAGACGCTATGATTAGAACTTTTTATGACGGAAACCAATATTTATTATTCGTTACTGAAACATTCAAAGACGTTCGTTTAGTTGGAGCGCCACCAAGTTCCATTGGAAAATTTGGATCAGATACTGATAACTGGGTTTGGCCTCGTCATACAGGAGATTTTTCATTATTCAGAATTTACGCAGACAAAAACAATCGTCCAGCAGCATATTCAAAAGATAATGTTCCTTATACGCCAAAACACTTTTTCCCTGTTTCTGCAAAAGGAATTCAAGAAAACGATTTTACAATGGTAATGGGATATCCTGGAAGAACGCAAGAATACTTGCCTTCTTTTGCCGTAGAACAAATTGTAAATGATTTAAATCCTGCTAAAATTGAAATTCGTGATGCTGCATTAAAAGTACAAGACGGTTTCATGAGAAAAGATAACGCTATTAAAATCCAATATGCTTCAAAGTATGCAAGTGTTGCAAATTATTGGAAAAAATGGATTGGCGAAACTAAAGGCTTAAAAAAATCAAATGCAGTTGCTATTAAAAAAGCTTTTGAAAAGAAATTCCAAGAAAGAGTAAACAAAGCTGGCAAACAAGCAGAATACGGAACTCTTTTAGCTGATTTTGAAAAAAATTATAACGAAATCAGAGAATATGCAATTGCAAGGGATTATTTTACAGAAGTAGTTTTAAGAAACTCAGAGATTTTATCTTTCGGATATCGTTTATACCAATTAGAGCAAGTTTACAACACAAAAGGTGAACAAGCTTTTAACGACAGAAAAAACAATTTAATTTCAGGATTTGAAGGTTTGTATAATGATTATAATGCACAAGTTGACGAAAAAGTATTCGAACAATTAATTGCATTATACGCAACAAAATCACCAAAACAGTTTTTACCTGAAAGTTTAAACAATGCAAACAC of Flavobacterium channae contains these proteins:
- a CDS encoding DegT/DnrJ/EryC1/StrS family aminotransferase, giving the protein MKKLQMVDLKSQYEKIKDEVNASIQEVLDTNTYINGPLVHQFQADLEKYLGVKHVIPCANGTDALQIAMMGLDLKPGDEVITADFTFAATVEVIALLQLTPVLVDVDMNNMNISLDGIRKAITPKTKAIVPVHLFGRAANMDAIMEIANEHNLYVIEDNAQAIGADYTNKDGVKKKVGTIGHVAATSFFPSKNLGCYGDGGAIFTNDDALAHKIRGIVNHGMYERYHHDVVGVNSRLDSIQAGVLKAKLPHLDTYNKARQDAARKYSLALGQNSNIWVPTICDSCDCHVFHQYVIRILNGKRDALLAHLQEKGIPCAIYYPIPLHSQKAYADSRYNEADFPVTNQLCKEVIALPMHTELDDEQIKFITDSVLEYV
- a CDS encoding 3-deoxy-D-manno-octulosonic acid transferase; amino-acid sequence: MLFLYNIITLLASQLLKIVALFSPKMKLFVNGRKTVFETLKNKLNSSDKTIWFHAASLGEYEQGLPVIESIKERFPKHKIIVTFFSPSGYEVRKNNTLADVTVYLPLDTISNAKKFIELVRPEMAFFIKYEYWPNYLNELKKNNIKTYLISGILRENQAFFKWYGGFYRKALKTFNYFFVQNESSKNLLQSIGFHNVKVSGDTRFDRVVSILERDNSLDFIEQFKDKKTTIVIGSSWPKDESLLVNYINQSSDEVKFIIAPHNIKQEQISNLKNQIQKKTILFSEKENVQLSEFNVFIIDTIGILTKIYSYADIAYVGGGFGNPGVHNILEPATFGVPVIIGPNYSHFAEATALVNMNGCTSIQNQTQLNEAFDLLIQNKDERLEKGHICSTFVQMNKGATQTIMNYITNETIN
- a CDS encoding S46 family peptidase, with protein sequence MKFLKLLLVLVVFQVQAQQGGMWIPSLLEGTNEKEMKALGMKISAEDIYSVNHSSLKDAVPHFNGGCTAEMISPKGLLLTNHHCGYDNIQNHSTVEHDYLTDGFWAYKLEEELPNKDLTVTFIVKIEDVTNKIFEGVLNLPTESDKQKKIQQNIAAVSKNFPKEAWQDAMIRTFYDGNQYLLFVTETFKDVRLVGAPPSSIGKFGSDTDNWVWPRHTGDFSLFRIYADKNNRPAAYSKDNVPYTPKHFFPVSAKGIQENDFTMVMGYPGRTQEYLPSFAVEQIVNDLNPAKIEIRDAALKVQDGFMRKDNAIKIQYASKYASVANYWKKWIGETKGLKKSNAVAIKKAFEKKFQERVNKAGKQAEYGTLLADFEKNYNEIREYAIARDYFTEVVLRNSEILSFGYRLYQLEQVYNTKGEQAFNDRKNNLISGFEGLYNDYNAQVDEKVFEQLIALYATKSPKQFLPESLNNANTSALTTSIFSTSKLTSYTSLKELLSGDAKSVLEKINQDAAYKLVKSIADSYQKNVAPKFDEINLKNVALQRTYMKGIMEFFPNDRIFPDANSTLRVTYGKVKGYKPSDAVIYEPISYLDGVIEKYVPGDYEFDVPKKLIDLYNAKDYGRYADKNGKMPLAFIATNHTTGGNSGSPALDSKGNLIGLNFDRVWEGTMSDIYYSPEICRNIMVDARYILFIIDKFAGAKNLIEEMTIQYPKSQKAK